In Bradyrhizobium sp. 170, the DNA window CGGTTGCGATCTGCATTGGAATTGCGAGAGCGCGTGCCGTCGCGCCGACCGGCGCACCGCTGCTGGTCATTCCACAGCAGCTCTTTGCCAACTTGTATAATGTCGGCCTGCTGACGATTCCGTTTTTCATGGACGCCGATCGCTACGAACTTAGCGGCCGCACCGACATCGCTCGCGGCAAGCGGATTGTCTGCGGTGGTGGCGGATTGCGGCTCTTTGCGATCCGACTTCTGATTTTCGGACTTGGGCTGACGCTGACGCCCGGGTTCGCCGCGGCAGGCGACGGGCTGAAGGTGACGAATGCTCGGGTTTCCGCATCCGATCAGATCGGTATCGATCTGCCGCTTTTGATGACAATCAAAAACGACGCAGCCGAAGCTGACGCCATTTTGCGCGTCCGCTGTCCATTCGCAAATTTTTCGGAAAAGCACACTGTCGATCGCGGCGAGGGCGCTCCCGCCATGCGTGCGATCAGGTCCATTCCGATTCCGGAGAACGAGACGCTCGAGCTCAGGCGGGATGGATACCATGTTATGCTGCTCCAGACGCGGCAGAAACTTATCGACGGCGAGACGTTCACATGCGCCGTCGTTTTCCAGAAAGCCGGAACAAAAGAAACGGAGGTGCAGGTTTCACGAACGCCCTGATCTCAGACAGTGGACCGGTGAGCCCGCTGGATAAGGCTTCTCAGCCGAACGCACGGACGCTTGCCGGACATTCGATCAACCATAACCATACCAAAGGAGGGCACTACTCATGGAGCGATTGTCAGATCGCGTAAGAATATCGACGCGAGCGCGGCTGCTTGCGGTTGCAATCGCCGCGGGAGGCATGATGGCTGCAGCGCAGGTCTGTGCCGCGGATGAGGTCACTCAGGAACGGCTGCTCAATGTCGACAAGGAGCCGCGCAATTGGCTTCATCATCATCAGAACTATTCGGCTCACCGGTTCTCTACTCTAAAGGAGATCAACCGCGATAACGTGAATGTTTTCATCCGCGAGACATGCAGAAAGTCACTGCCCGACCGGTTGCTCACCGTCGAGCGCAACTTGTTCAGGCGAGCCGGCCGAGACGTGAGGGACTTCGTTGATCGGACGTATGTTCGGATTACCCGGGAGATGCAATAGGGCTCCTCTGCCGAGCCGGTACATTGTGGTTTCCACTTCTTCAACTTGCGTCATCGGCTTGGAGAGTTGCCGAGGATGCAAGAGGGCGTGTGCTCGATGCGCAGGCCAAGCTCAGCCTCTCCAGGAAAAAAGAGATGAGGTGGAACGCGCCGAAGATCGTAGAACTGCCGGTCGGCATGGAAATCAACATGTACGCCTGTGCCAGCCGCAGTCGGTATCCCGGAGTGTAGGCTTCGTTTGAGGTATTTCGCCTGTTGCCTGATCGGCCCGGTGCAGGTCAGCTGCGGGCGGCTGCCGTAACTTTGCGAGTTGGAGCAGCTTTGCGATGCTGCCACTCGTTTTCACCGGAATCTAGTCAAGTTCAATCGCCTCGAATTCGCCCCGTAAGGAGGTTTTTGGCAAATGGCAAAGTTAAACATCAACGGCAGAGATCTCTCCGTGGATGCGGCACACGATACGCCGCTGCTCTGGGTCATCCGCGAGCAATTACAGATGACCGGTACGAAGTTCGGCTGCGGCGCAGGTCTCTGCGGCGCCTGCACGGTTCACGTCAATGGCGAAGCCGTCCGTTCCTGCCAGACCATGGTCAGCGACGCCGTCCGGAAAAAGATCACCACCATCGAGGGGCTTTCCGCCAAGGGCGATCATCCCTTGCAGAAGGCCTGGATCGCCGAGCAGGTGCCGCAATGCGGCTACTGCCAGTCCGGCCAGATCATGCAGGCGGCCGCGCTGCTTTCCAAGAATTCGAATCCGACCAAGGATGAAGTAGTCGCGCATATGGACGGCAATCTGTGTCGCTGCATGACCTATTCGCGCATTCAGAAGGCGATCATGCGCGCCGCGTCCGAATGCGTACCGCCTCCAACGCCGGCACCGAGCGGAGGGCCACATGAATAAGCACATCAAAGTCACCGATAGCGCGCCGGCCGATCTCAGCCGCCGCTCGTTCCTGGTCGGCTCGGCAGCCACCGGTGTCGTGCTCGGCTATGCGGCGGTCCCCGGCATTGATCAGGCGCTCGCGGCGCCATTCAACTTCGAACCTTCGGTCTGGTACTCGATCGCGCCCGACGGCCTCGTCACCGTCACCTGCGGCAAGGCCGACATGGGCCAGCATATTACATCCACGATGGCGCAGATCGTCGCCGAAGAACTCGGCGCGAACTGGAAGGACATGCGAGTGCAACTCGCGTCCAACGATCCGAAGTTCAACGACCCCGTGCTGGGCGCGCGCGATTTTACGTACCGCAACTGGATGGATGCCGTGCGCAACGGCGATACGTTCATCACAGTCGGGCCGCTCGTGGATATGACGGTGGAAGGACGCCGTCCAGGGAGCAAGATCGCGCTTCCTGTTTCAGGCGGAACCGTCGCCGTCAACTGGCGGATAGAATCGGTCAGCGTCCGGCCAACGCGAGTCGAGTTGATTCGCAATGGCACCGCAGTCGACGAAGTGCGATGCAGTCACCTGTCATGCAACGGCCATTTCCCCCTACGCGTCACCGAGTCTTGCTGGGTCGCGATCCGTGTTCGAGGCAGTGTCGCCGGGCGCGAGGCCGACATCGCGGCCCACACCAGTGCAGTGTATGTCGGAGTCGGGGAAAAACCCATCTTTGCGATCGCAGACGCGATGTCGGTCCTCGCGCAGATCGAGGGATCGATCGCCTACGTTGATACGCTGGCCCCCCGGGCCGATGAAGCGCGGCACGCGCGGCTGCGGGCTACTCTGGAGCTTGCACATCATCGCCTGCATCACAGGCTTCACGAACTCGGCGCCAGCCACGAGCATGTGCCAATCCATTCGGTTCATGTTGAACGCGAGCATTGATGAGCGAAAACCTAGGAAAAGGAATCTGTTGTCCGTTTCCGCTTGTCTGTGTTGGCAGCGTCGCGTGGGCGCACCCGGACCATGGCACGTCCGGCTATGTCCACTGGCATTTCCAGCGACGTGCGCTCGGACAGATGGTAAGATCCTAGGTGCCCCGCAGTGAGATAACCATCGATCAGCGCCCTTGCAGTATTCGCCCGAGCTGGTTCAGATTGTCTGAAAAATTCCCCATCGGGTAGGGGTGTCACGTTTCATCATGTTGTGCGGCGCAGCGCGGTTGGTCTGCGGTTATTAGGTTTCAAGTGACCTTCACCAGTCAGCCGGTCTAGCACGCCTCATCCTCCAGATTTGACCAAGGTCAGCCGGTGGCTTACACCTCCGTCTAGCCGGCGGTAGGAGGGAATCGCCTATTTTTTGATCAAGGATTTCTAATGGCAACTTTTACGATGCATATGCGCATCGCTTCTGACCACGGTAAATTTTAATGTATAAGTGGATTTCTTTGGCGACGAGCGCGGATCTCGCGCAGCTGTCCAATCACATCACCTCCGAGTACAACCCGGACCGGATCGCAAAGATTTTGAGCCAGGGGATCTCGGATGCGGTGAAGGGCGTCCTAATCGAGTACAACTACATCGATAAGGACTATCGCAGCACGTACTATAGTTTCTATTCGAAGAAGGGGCAGTATTATCGCAGCGACTGCGTCCGGCTGCATTTTTTTGACCAGACTGTGAAGTTAGATGACGCCAATGCTGCGCTAATTTGTCCCGATCGCGAGAAGCTCAAGTATCATTACTTCGGCTACATGGTATTGCGGCCGACTGGCATTGCTACCATCGGCAGGACTGTGCTCTCTCCGGACATCCGCAAGGGCGCTGGACGTTTCATCATTACTGCTGATCATAAAGTGCATCTGCTCGGCTATAAGCTGGCAATACGCGGCTTTCCTTCCATGGATCAGCATGTCGATATTTCGGTTTGCGCACATGCTGCTTGTTGGTCCATCTTGCGTCACTATAGCGAGCGCTACAACGTTCATCGAGAATATTTGGTCCATGAGATCACGATGATGGCGCACGAGTTCAATCCGGGTGGTTTGGTGCCGTCTAAGGGCTTGCAGATCGCTCATGCCGAACGCGTGTTTCAAGAAGCGAACACTTTCCCTATCCATATCGCGCGCAACACCACGACAGGTACTCAGGACCATCCGTTCTATAGGCAACTGATTGCCTATATAGAATCGGGCTTCCCTCTGTTCGCCGCGATGCATTCGCGGCGCCATGCGGTTGCGCTCGTGGGCTATGAATGGCGTCAACCGGTGAAAGGTCACTGCGGTCTCCGGCATGCTTGGGACGAAGTCGAAACGCTTGCTGTTGTCGACGACAATCACCTGCCGTACTTGTCCATTCCGAAGTCGAGCGGAAGTGCCTATGCGGCGGAGGCGATTGACGCCTTTATCGTAGCGCTTCCTGAAAAGGTCTATTATCCAGCTGATGCCGTTGATCGGTTGGCTCCTGCCTTGTTCACGCTTGGTCGCGCGATCGGGCTCCCGCCCAAGGACGAGACCATTATCCGCTACTTCATCACCACCGGCTCGTCTTATCGCCGTTTTGCGCGAGAGCATGCATCCGAATTTGATCCGAAACTCCTGCAGTACATCATGACACTGCCGTACGCCCAGTTTATCTGGGTGGTCGAGTTTTCGACGGAGGAACAGTGGGCTAACGGAAGGGTTGAGGCGCGTGCGGTGATCGACGCCACGGCCAGCTTACGCGAGCAGATGCCCCTCTGGCTGTTCCACAGCCGCACCGATGCCTTGATTTTCGATCGGAAGCAGGTGGGCCAAATCGCTTCCGGCATGGGTGGCCTGAAACTTGCCAATGCCGGTCATGGAGGATTCTCGCGGATCGATTGCAATTTGCGACCAACTCAGACGAAATAGCGCTATCGACACGCGCCGAAGCGCATTCAAGACTTCAGGGAGATCACCGATGGCTGACGATGCACAAGACAAGACAAATGAAAGACCTGAAATGCTTCAAGGGCTTGCGCCGGTCGATGCCAAGCTTTTGCAGGAGTTCCTCAGTGAGATGAACGAGCACGTGATCCCCGACATCGTCAAAGCCGTGGAGGAGAGGCGTTTGCAGGCGGCTGAAAGCCGTCAATGGCAGCTAAAATGCTGAGAGGTGCAGCGGCTTACTTGAGGGGCTTCTTCAGGCGCTCATAAGCCGCGCGTACGATTGCTTCCACCGCTTCTGCGGCCTCAGCGTCCAAGGCCGGATCAGCCCGCAAAAGGCTAGAAATTTGCACCATGGGCTCTGGCTGGCTGGCGCGATAGGGCGCGTTGACAAAATCCGACGGATTAAGTCCGGCCCAGGCAGAAAGCGCGGCCAAACTGGCCGCGTCTGGACGCCGGCCCTGCGCCATGCGCGTCAGGGTCGAAGCGCTAACGCCGGTTGCTTCTGACACCTCTTTCCAGGTGACGTCGCGAGTTTGAA includes these proteins:
- the pqqA gene encoding pyrroloquinoline quinone precursor peptide PqqA, producing MRWNAPKIVELPVGMEINMYACASRSRYPGV
- a CDS encoding helix-turn-helix domain-containing protein, which translates into the protein MAISENARNANDTKGFDGDAFYRALETTVQTRDVTWKEVSEATGVSASTLTRMAQGRRPDAASLAALSAWAGLNPSDFVNAPYRASQPEPMVQISSLLRADPALDAEAAEAVEAIVRAAYERLKKPLK
- a CDS encoding copper chaperone PCu(A)C, with amino-acid sequence MDADRYELSGRTDIARGKRIVCGGGGLRLFAIRLLIFGLGLTLTPGFAAAGDGLKVTNARVSASDQIGIDLPLLMTIKNDAAEADAILRVRCPFANFSEKHTVDRGEGAPAMRAIRSIPIPENETLELRRDGYHVMLLQTRQKLIDGETFTCAVVFQKAGTKETEVQVSRTP